From one Actinopolyspora saharensis genomic stretch:
- a CDS encoding ABC transporter ATP-binding protein encodes MTESILQVRNLVKHFPVQQGVVFKKTIGHVRAVDGVSFDLNRGETLGVVGESGCGKSTLAQVLMRLEQPTSGSALFEGVDMFGKKSAEQLRSLRRDMQIVLQDPYTSLNPRKTVGDIVGEPFEIHPEVAPKGDRQRRVQELLDIVGLNPEHVRRYPHQFSGGQRQRIGIARALALKPKVIVCDEPVSALDVSIQAQVMNLLGELQSEFGLSYIFIAHDLGVVRHLSDRVAVMYLGKVVETGTEDQIYEHPQHPYTQALLSSVPVPDPSLRNRRESIRLSGDVPSPASPPSGCRFRTRCWKARDICAEQEPELAVRLDGGELAPDTEQGHPSACHFAERNEHVIS; translated from the coding sequence GTGACTGAGTCGATCCTGCAAGTCCGCAACCTGGTGAAGCACTTTCCGGTGCAGCAGGGAGTGGTGTTCAAGAAGACCATCGGGCACGTGCGCGCGGTGGACGGGGTCTCCTTCGACCTCAACCGGGGCGAGACGCTGGGCGTGGTCGGCGAGTCCGGCTGCGGCAAGTCCACGCTGGCCCAGGTGCTGATGCGGCTGGAGCAGCCGACCAGCGGCAGCGCCCTGTTCGAGGGCGTGGACATGTTCGGCAAGAAGAGCGCGGAGCAGCTGCGCAGCCTGCGCAGGGACATGCAGATCGTGCTGCAGGACCCCTACACCTCGCTGAACCCGCGCAAGACGGTGGGCGACATCGTCGGCGAACCGTTCGAGATCCACCCCGAGGTGGCCCCGAAGGGGGACCGGCAGCGTCGCGTCCAGGAACTGCTGGACATCGTCGGGCTCAACCCGGAGCACGTGCGGCGCTACCCGCACCAGTTCTCCGGTGGGCAGCGCCAGCGCATCGGCATCGCGCGGGCGCTGGCGCTCAAGCCCAAGGTGATCGTCTGCGACGAGCCGGTCTCCGCGCTGGACGTCTCGATCCAGGCGCAGGTCATGAACCTGCTGGGCGAGCTGCAGTCCGAGTTCGGGCTGTCCTACATCTTCATCGCGCACGACTTGGGCGTGGTGCGCCACCTCTCGGACCGGGTGGCGGTGATGTACCTGGGCAAGGTCGTGGAAACGGGCACGGAGGACCAGATCTACGAGCACCCGCAGCACCCGTACACCCAGGCGCTGCTGTCCTCGGTGCCGGTGCCGGACCCCTCACTGCGCAACCGCAGGGAGAGCATCCGGCTGTCCGGCGACGTTCCCAGCCCGGCGAGCCCGCCCTCCGGGTGCCGCTTCCGCACCAGGTGCTGGAAGGCCCGCGACATCTGCGCCGAGCAGGAGCCCGAGCTGGCCGTGCGGCTGGACGGCGGGGAACTCGCCCCGGACACGGAGCAGGGGCACCCCAGTGCCTGTCACTTCGCCGAGCGCAACGAGCACGTGATCTCCTGA